A portion of the Anoplopoma fimbria isolate UVic2021 breed Golden Eagle Sablefish chromosome 15, Afim_UVic_2022, whole genome shotgun sequence genome contains these proteins:
- the ccdc177 gene encoding coiled-coil domain-containing protein 177 — protein MVDPSEPEEQNKCKGPQLDTAAVAPEDPRLPEQADGATTEDDGDAGFETPPSGSSEPSPCHTASPAVPDAASKEPPPEPPPEPPPEQPPTQTDRAPSPKLHLDLYNFDSAVAEGSRYVLTSPHSLEACARCGVKPVELLPRPLTDFAREAPGRSMRVATGLFEVYERDRHAKLRQCKEERERIVREEKRRILQATVNTGSAASPSAVEQQHKASSDSSQPTKSGPMTSSSPPDRASRATASGPTSKPATALLSKAPNSSTSPKSQSSKTASTTSTPSSRGGFQGSARPSPEQVKTTRPLSSGFPAVVTKSSGGKSSNTFPRSTPKPPSFPRAKSTLTSSVTKPAVQSSGTPLNGVTGAPCSQHNGHLGLHSKVPAKSHSLESIQRKMDPVCSSTSTTTTTTTCTSSESGASSSYSWDGARDRWAKASSPRARTMATFNSLMGRSLSLGDLSHSLQTTQKVERIVREVRRRGLKAVSERDRKIAALMLARYQEEDIMSQTRYVAHLQWDSERRMDELRREQEDREKQRAVLQCQRVWQTQVSIRQRRLSQQERLSVAAKMRQAEESEERWRELAEQQDRNRLLRLQQAAREEKHKKALQEQNLKALEEERAAMLEQERLLLKEKLTMAELKRQEKEHQSQEDRRGLNKAEKRRHAALIQEIARREQEEREEARRAAEEKLSRSLENYEQIVERRGQELKEKAKREEKQIQKARKAAEKREKQQQQLLEARAKEAEKRAQQAALVAEERSKEKSQRAVQTRQEKEKLQRLNRQRVEDEEKQRRMELLQSIERKLEKSEQIFKEKQAVLESARSVARASFHVRDKVREETNMRTFDKMALEAQLKASLDEK, from the coding sequence ATGGTCGACCCCTCGGAGCCTGAGGAGCAGAACAAGTGTAAAGGCCCACAGCTCGACACGGCAGCTGTGGCCCCTGAAGACCCTCGACTGCCAGAACAGGCCGATGGCGCGACAACAGAGGATGATGGGGATGCCGGTTTCGAGACGCCGCCCTCAGGCAGTTCTGAGCCGAGCCCCTGCCACACCGCATCCCCGGCGGTGCCAGACGCCGCCTCGAAGGAGCCCCCACCTGAGCCCCCACCTGAGCCCCCACCTGAGCAACCACCGACTCAGACTGACAGAGCTCCGTCACCAAAATTGCACTTGGACCTGTACAACTTTGACTCAGCGGTCGCAGAGGGCAGCCGTTACGTGTTAACGAGCCCCCACTCTCTGGAGGCGTGTGCCCGATGCGGGGTCAAACCTGTGGAGCTCCTGCCCCGCCCGCTGACCGACTTCGCCCGGGAGGCTCCTGGACGCTCCATGCGCGTCGCGACGGGCCTGTTTGAAGTCTACGAGAGAGACCGCCACGCCAAACTGAGGCAGTgcaaggaggagagggagaggattgtcagagaggaaaaaagaaggatTCTGCAGGCGACGGTCAATACCGGCAGCGCTGCGTCACCGTCTGCTGTGGAGCAGCAGCACAAAgcctcctctgactcctctcagCCGACTAAATCTGGGCCGATGACCTCCAGCTCGCCCCCAGATAGAGCCTCCAGAGCCACAGCATCAGGTCCAACATCTAAACCAGCTACTGCTCTTTTATCTAAAGCTCCCAACTCAAGTACATCCCCTAAATCTCAGTCCTCAAAAACTGCTTCCACAACCTCTACACCATCCTCCAGAGGTGGTTTCCAAGGTTCTGCCAGGCCTTCGCCTGAACAAGTAAAAACCACACGGCCGCTATCGTCCGGTTTTCCGGCAGTAGTCACGAAGTCCTCAGGCGGTAAATCTTCTAACACTTTCCCAAGATCTACACCAAAACCCCCCTCCTTCCCCAGAGCCAAATCTACATTGACATCATCAGTGACGAAGCCGGCAGTTCAGAGTTCTGGGACGCCTCTGAACGGCGTAACGGGAGCTCCGTGCTCTCAGCACAATGGACATCTTGGCCTTCACTCCAAGGTGCCAGCTAAAAGCCATTCACTGGAGTCCATACAGCGGAAGATGGATCCGgtctgctcctccacctccaccaccacaaccacgaCGACATGCACCTCCTCAGAGTCAGGCGCTTCCTCTTCATACAGCTGGGACGGCGCCCGAGACCGCTGGGCTAAAGCCTCCAGTCCTCGGGCTCGCACGATGGCCACCTTCAACTCCCTGATGGGCCGCAGCCTCAGCCTCGGCGACCTGAGCCACTCCCTTCAGACGACGCAGAAGGTGGAGCGCATAGTGAGGGAGGTGAGGCGTCGAGGCCTGAAGGCCGTGTCCGAGCGCGACCGCAAGATCGCAGCCTTGATGCTCGCCAGGTACCAGGAGGAGGACATCATGAGTCAGACCCGCTACGTGGCGCACCTCCAGTGGGACAGCGAACGCAGAATGGACGAGCTGCGGCGAGAGCAGGAGGACAGGGAGAAGCAGCGGGCGGTGCTTCAGTGCCAGCGGGTGTGGCAGACCCAGGTGTCGATACGGCAGCGGCGACTCAGCCAGCAGGAGCGACTGTCTGTGGCCGCCAAGATGCGACAGGCCGAGGAGAGCGAGGAACGATGGAGGGAGCTCGCGGAGCAGCAGGATCGCAACCGCCTGCTGAGGTTACAGCAGGCCGCACGAGAGGAGAAGCATAAGAAAGCTCTTCAGGAGCAGAACCTGAAggccctggaggaggagagggcggCCATGTTGGAGCAGGAGAGGCTGCTGCTGAAGGAGAAGCTCACCATGGCCGAGCTGAAGAGGCAGGAGAAGGAGCATCAAAGCCAGGAGGACAGGCGAGGTCTGAACAAAGCGGAGAAGAGACGCCACGCCGCCCTGATACAGGAGATCGCCcgcagagagcaggaggagagggaggaggccAGGAGGGCAGCGGAGGAGAAGCTCAGCCGCTCCCTGGAGAACTACGAGCAGATAGTTGAGCGTCGAGGtcaggagctgaaggagaaggCCAAGCGCGAGGAGAAGCAGATTCAAAAAGCACGCAAGGCAGCGGAGAAACGCGagaagcaacagcagcagctcctggaAGCTCGTGCGAAGGAGGCGGAGAAACGGGCGCAGCAGGCAGCTTTGGTGGCCGAGGAGAGGTCCAAGGAGAAAAGTCAGCGGGCCGTCCAGACCCggcaggagaaggagaaactCCAGAGGCTCAACAGGCAGCGGGTGGAAGACGAGGAGAAGCAGAGGCGTATGGAGCTGCTGCAGTCCATCGAGAGGAAACTGGAGAAGAGCGAGCAGATCTTCAAGGAGAAGCAGGCGGTGCTGGAGAGCGCTCGCTCTGTGGCCCGAGCCTCTTTCCATGTGCGAGACAAAGTGCGGGAGGAGACCAACATGCGTACGTTTGATAAGATGGCCCTGGAAGCTCAACTCAAAGCCAGCCTGGATGAGAAATAA